Proteins encoded within one genomic window of Tabrizicola piscis:
- a CDS encoding SDR family oxidoreductase: MTKENVALIVGATGLSGSYTGRLLKEQGWTVVTLSRGAADLEFSDRHIAADLQDAALTATALKAAGDVTHVFFCTWSRQANEAENVRVNAGMIRNLFDGLGHATIKHAALVTGLKHYLGSFDDYAKVKPYTPFLESSPRLPGLNFYYAQEDVLFEMAEKRGFTWSVHRPHTMIGFVIGNAMNMAVTLAVYASICKHTGRPFVYPGSPEQLNAVTDVTDARLLAKQLHWAATTPAAANMPFNTSNGDVFRWTWLWQQIADYFGIEAAAYPGQPTPLEGQMADAQTVWSEIVAKHGLQDIPVSKLASWWHSDADLGRTLECFTDMTNSRTLGFDAYQSTRSSFTDVFDELRARRIIPA; this comes from the coding sequence ATGACCAAAGAAAACGTCGCTCTTATCGTCGGCGCCACGGGGCTGTCTGGCAGCTACACCGGGCGGCTTTTGAAGGAACAGGGCTGGACAGTGGTGACGCTGTCACGCGGTGCGGCAGATCTGGAGTTTTCCGATCGCCACATCGCAGCCGACCTGCAAGACGCGGCCTTAACGGCGACGGCACTGAAGGCGGCAGGGGATGTCACGCATGTGTTCTTCTGCACCTGGTCACGGCAAGCGAATGAAGCAGAGAATGTCCGCGTCAATGCCGGGATGATCCGCAACCTGTTTGACGGGCTGGGCCATGCGACGATCAAGCATGCAGCGCTGGTGACGGGGCTGAAGCACTACCTTGGGTCGTTCGACGATTATGCCAAGGTCAAGCCCTACACCCCGTTTCTGGAAAGCAGCCCGCGTCTGCCCGGTCTGAACTTCTACTACGCACAGGAGGACGTCCTGTTCGAAATGGCGGAGAAGCGCGGGTTCACCTGGTCAGTCCATCGCCCGCATACCATGATTGGCTTTGTCATCGGCAACGCCATGAACATGGCGGTGACGCTGGCGGTCTATGCCAGCATCTGCAAGCACACCGGGCGGCCCTTCGTCTATCCGGGATCGCCGGAGCAGTTGAATGCCGTCACCGACGTGACCGACGCGCGCCTGCTGGCCAAGCAACTGCACTGGGCCGCCACCACGCCCGCGGCGGCGAACATGCCGTTCAACACGTCGAACGGCGACGTGTTCCGCTGGACTTGGCTTTGGCAGCAGATCGCTGACTATTTCGGGATCGAGGCCGCCGCCTATCCGGGCCAGCCGACGCCGCTGGAAGGCCAGATGGCCGACGCGCAGACTGTGTGGTCCGAGATCGTGGCCAAGCACGGCTTGCAGGACATTCCGGTGTCGAAGCTGGCGTCCTGGTGGCACAGCGACGCCGACCTTGGCCGCACGCTGGAATGCTTCACCGACATGACCAACAGCCGGACGCTGGGGTTCGATGCCTATCAGTCGACCCGCAGCAGCTTCACCGACGTGTTCGACGAACTGCGCGCCCGTCGCATCATCCCGGCCTGA
- a CDS encoding ABC transporter substrate-binding protein, with product MNTSTASGTAPRSELTSHELSRIVDFLRKLRAPFDTGVPGASKDVFWNIVLELVDAHLHRRPIDKSGLVTLAGVPYSTGNRMITKMIADNQIRQVPRGGGLKTHFLEPTDTLLHAFMDYATHVKGHLAKTFGLRKGTEANEYYFGGSYFAAQIISPVQGDDIAVKVPGDIRFLLNDDNYFSAMRNMWSDFRNDLSRKSSFQLHRLPDLYTNAHKAFAAPTPDHDVVALNMPWLGEFAEKGCLAPLDELLNDAAINPLDFHPSVWGTGNWKGTQYGIPLYCTIEILAARRDLFEDRGLTYPRTFDETIAAARALHRPANDFYGIAWNGQRGMPIANSFMFFLAACQKTIIDIPMHNRESWTYDRFEKLKLQINTDDSVDVIEYMKQLAEVSPPDIAEVDWERGLNYFMYGQVGLAYCWTMRAARFEHELSSQVARRVAYLPPPSRRMRQIAAPVGGFLMTIPARVPPARQRQIMNALAWMVSPEAMKAHVKNGFPVAPRFSVCADPEALASSPIVSMVDQLARRNELVTWARPPIPEFSLIEAILGTEIHDAVFHGKAARQALRDAENRIHSGLQLKGGV from the coding sequence ATGAACACGTCAACCGCTTCTGGGACAGCCCCACGATCCGAGCTTACCAGCCACGAACTGTCGCGCATCGTCGACTTCCTGCGCAAGCTGCGCGCGCCGTTTGACACCGGCGTGCCGGGGGCCAGCAAGGATGTGTTCTGGAACATCGTACTAGAGCTTGTCGATGCCCACCTGCACCGCCGGCCCATCGACAAGTCGGGCCTGGTGACGCTGGCTGGCGTGCCCTACAGCACTGGCAACCGGATGATCACCAAGATGATCGCCGACAACCAGATCCGCCAAGTGCCACGCGGTGGTGGGCTCAAGACGCACTTTCTGGAACCAACCGACACGCTGCTGCACGCCTTCATGGACTATGCCACGCATGTGAAGGGTCACCTTGCCAAGACCTTCGGCTTGCGCAAAGGGACCGAGGCGAACGAGTATTACTTCGGGGGCAGCTATTTTGCCGCGCAGATCATCTCTCCCGTTCAGGGCGATGATATTGCCGTCAAGGTGCCCGGCGATATCCGGTTCCTTCTGAACGACGACAACTACTTTTCCGCCATGCGGAACATGTGGTCGGATTTTCGCAATGACCTGAGCCGCAAGAGCAGCTTCCAACTGCACCGCTTGCCCGACCTTTACACCAATGCGCACAAGGCCTTTGCCGCGCCGACACCCGACCATGATGTCGTGGCGCTCAACATGCCGTGGCTTGGTGAATTTGCCGAAAAGGGCTGTCTTGCCCCTCTGGATGAGCTGCTCAATGACGCGGCCATCAACCCTTTGGATTTTCATCCCTCCGTCTGGGGCACCGGAAACTGGAAGGGCACTCAATACGGCATCCCGCTTTACTGCACGATCGAGATTCTGGCCGCCCGCCGCGACCTGTTTGAAGACCGCGGCCTGACCTATCCGCGGACCTTCGACGAGACCATCGCCGCGGCCAGGGCGCTGCACCGCCCGGCGAATGATTTCTACGGCATTGCCTGGAACGGTCAGCGCGGCATGCCGATCGCCAATTCCTTCATGTTCTTCTTGGCCGCATGCCAGAAGACCATCATCGACATTCCGATGCACAATCGGGAAAGCTGGACCTATGACCGCTTCGAGAAACTGAAGCTGCAGATCAACACGGACGATTCAGTCGATGTGATTGAGTACATGAAGCAGCTGGCCGAAGTTTCGCCCCCCGACATCGCCGAGGTCGACTGGGAACGCGGGCTGAATTACTTCATGTATGGTCAGGTCGGATTGGCCTATTGCTGGACGATGCGCGCCGCCCGGTTCGAACATGAGCTCAGCTCGCAAGTCGCCCGCCGCGTGGCCTATCTTCCCCCACCGTCCCGCCGGATGCGCCAGATTGCTGCGCCGGTGGGTGGCTTTCTGATGACCATCCCGGCGCGCGTCCCACCGGCCCGGCAACGCCAGATCATGAACGCGCTTGCCTGGATGGTGTCACCCGAAGCGATGAAGGCCCATGTGAAGAACGGCTTCCCCGTCGCGCCCCGCTTTTCGGTCTGCGCAGACCCCGAGGCGCTGGCTTCATCACCAATCGTCAGCATGGTGGATCAACTGGCCCGCAGGAACGAACTCGTCACTTGGGCAAGACCCCCAATACCCGAGTTTAGTCTGATCGAAGCGATCCTCGGAACCGAGATCCACGATGCGGTCTTTCATGGAAAGGCGGCGCGGCAAGCGCTCCGAGACGCCGAGAACCGAATTCACAGCGGTCTTCAATTGAAGGGCGGGGTTTAG
- a CDS encoding NAD(P)-dependent oxidoreductase encodes MQSKMAEAAHAQPGGRGIGWIGAGKMGAPMIRNLLAAGTKVAVTEPDRQVIRDLERAGAVNAGSLDQHSRNDVVFSTLPNDKVLREVVLGTQAATGLIHHMTRGSIFVEMSTVSPGCSAEIAAALRECGVAYLRAPLSGSTALAEKAALTVLASGDEAAWTTVLPMIRLLSARQFYLGAGEEARYMKLVINTLVGASSAILAEAVALGESGGLSRASMMDVICESAVASPLFKYKSDAVVSDDYAPAFTIAQMIKDFSLISDAGRANGVPLLTTGLILELYRAAANSGLRDQDFFALVKWQTDIST; translated from the coding sequence ATGCAATCGAAGATGGCAGAGGCAGCGCACGCGCAACCGGGCGGCCGGGGCATTGGCTGGATCGGCGCCGGGAAGATGGGCGCGCCGATGATCCGCAACCTGCTGGCCGCCGGTACCAAGGTGGCCGTGACAGAGCCGGACCGGCAGGTCATCCGTGATCTTGAACGCGCAGGCGCTGTCAACGCCGGTTCGCTTGACCAGCACAGCCGGAACGACGTCGTCTTTTCCACGCTGCCCAATGACAAGGTCCTGCGCGAAGTGGTGCTCGGCACCCAGGCCGCGACAGGACTGATCCATCACATGACCCGTGGGTCGATCTTTGTCGAGATGAGCACGGTCTCGCCCGGTTGTTCGGCGGAAATAGCCGCAGCGCTGCGGGAATGTGGGGTCGCATACCTGCGCGCGCCGCTTTCTGGCAGTACGGCCCTTGCCGAAAAGGCTGCGCTGACAGTCCTCGCTTCAGGCGATGAGGCGGCTTGGACCACCGTCCTTCCCATGATCCGTTTGCTGTCGGCGCGGCAATTCTACCTTGGGGCCGGCGAAGAGGCCCGATACATGAAGCTGGTGATCAATACCCTTGTCGGCGCCAGTTCGGCCATTCTTGCCGAGGCTGTGGCGCTGGGCGAAAGCGGCGGCCTGTCCCGCGCCAGCATGATGGACGTGATCTGCGAAAGCGCCGTCGCCTCCCCCCTGTTCAAGTACAAGTCTGATGCGGTGGTGTCCGACGACTATGCGCCGGCTTTTACCATCGCGCAGATGATCAAGGATTTCAGCCTTATCAGCGATGCCGGACGCGCCAACGGCGTGCCCTTGCTGACCACCGGGTTGATCCTCGAGCTCTATCGTGCTGCGGCCAATTCGGGGTTGCGGGATCAGGATTTCTTCGCTTTGGTGAAATGGCAGACCGACATCTCCACTTAG
- a CDS encoding cell wall anchor protein, translating into MGSAEPVGIKRQLPDDIIPVDPTDPTDTTDTTDPTDTTDTTDTTDPTDTTDTTETTDPTDTTDTTDTTDPTDTTDTTDTTDPTDTTDTTDTTDPTDTTDTTDTTDPTDTTDTTDTTDPTDTTDTTDTTDPTDTTDTTDTTDPTDTTDVGGGSGGNPCGGNCGTGNGGGGGNGTDNEGGKGDGDKGDDGKGDDGKGDGGKGDGGKGDGGKGDGGKGDGDKGDEGKGDGGKGDGGKGDEGKGDGDKGDGGKGDGGKGDGDKGDEGKGDEGKGDGDKGDGDKGDGGKGDGDKGDGDKGDGGKGDGGKGDGGKGDGGKGDGDKGDGGKGDSGKGDSGKGDGDKGDGGKGDSDKGDGGKGDGGKGDGGKGDGGKGDGGKGDGGKGDGGKGDGGKGDGDKGDGDKGDGDKGDGGKS; encoded by the coding sequence TTGGGCAGCGCCGAGCCTGTCGGGATCAAGCGGCAACTTCCGGATGACATCATTCCTGTCGACCCCACCGACCCGACCGATACCACTGACACGACCGATCCAACCGATACGACGGATACCACTGACACGACCGATCCGACCGATACCACGGATACCACTGAAACGACCGATCCGACCGATACTACGGATACCACTGACACGACCGATCCAACTGATACCACGGATACCACTGACACGACCGATCCGACCGATACCACGGATACCACTGACACGACCGATCCGACCGATACCACGGATACCACTGACACGACCGATCCAACCGATACCACGGATACCACTGACACGACCGATCCGACCGATACCACGGATACCACTGACACGACCGATCCGACCGATACTACGGATACCACTGACACGACCGATCCGACCGATACAACCGACGTTGGTGGCGGTAGCGGTGGCAACCCCTGTGGCGGAAACTGCGGCACCGGTAATGGCGGAGGCGGTGGCAATGGCACCGACAACGAAGGCGGCAAGGGCGACGGCGACAAGGGCGACGACGGCAAGGGCGACGACGGCAAGGGCGACGGCGGCAAGGGCGACGGCGGCAAGGGCGACGGCGGCAAGGGCGACGGCGGCAAGGGCGACGGCGACAAGGGCGACGAAGGCAAGGGCGACGGCGGCAAGGGCGACGGCGGCAAGGGCGACGAAGGCAAGGGCGACGGCGACAAGGGCGACGGCGGCAAGGGCGACGGCGGCAAGGGCGACGGCGACAAGGGCGACGAAGGCAAGGGCGACGAAGGCAAGGGCGACGGCGACAAGGGCGACGGCGACAAGGGCGACGGCGGCAAGGGTGACGGCGACAAGGGCGACGGTGACAAGGGCGACGGTGGCAAGGGCGACGGTGGCAAGGGCGACGGTGGCAAGGGCGACGGTGGCAAGGGCGACGGTGACAAGGGCGACGGCGGCAAGGGCGACAGCGGCAAGGGCGACAGCGGCAAGGGTGACGGCGACAAGGGCGACGGCGGCAAGGGCGACAGCGACAAGGGCGACGGCGGCAAGGGCGACGGCGGCAAGGGCGACGGCGGCAAGGGCGACGGCGGCAAGGGCGACGGCGGCAAGGGTGACGGCGGCAAGGGCGACGGCGGCAAGGGTGACGGCGGCAAGGGCGACGGCGACAAGGGCGACGGCGACAAGGGCGACGGCGACAAGGGCGACGGCGGCAAGAGCTAA
- a CDS encoding DnaJ C-terminal domain-containing protein codes for MRASVAVGTAPPRSRACGEQLGDILVTLPITIDEAILGGKVSTPTITGPVSLTILPGTSSGRLLRLRGRGLARTVGKSVRDQLVDLRIVVPKEIDPELRDLLTNWRIGHHHDIRAELLKEAVP; via the coding sequence ATGCGCGCATCTGTTGCGGTTGGGACTGCGCCCCCGAGGTCGCGCGCCTGCGGTGAGCAGCTTGGCGACATTCTGGTCACGCTTCCCATCACCATCGACGAAGCCATCCTGGGCGGCAAGGTAAGCACCCCAACCATTACCGGCCCGGTCAGCCTAACAATCCTTCCCGGCACCAGTTCGGGCCGCCTGCTGCGCTTGCGCGGGCGAGGGCTTGCGAGGACGGTTGGCAAAAGTGTCCGCGATCAGCTTGTCGACTTGCGGATCGTCGTTCCAAAGGAGATTGACCCGGAATTGCGCGACTTGCTGACCAACTGGCGCATCGGACACCACCACGATATCCGTGCCGAGCTTTTGAAAGAGGCGGTCCCATGA
- a CDS encoding YciI family protein, with amino-acid sequence MHYVVHCLDHEGAVDKRLANYDAHKAYLAAAPVKTVISGPLLADDEQTMIGSCFVLEANSLAEVEAFNSNDPFAKVGLWKTVSIRPFSKRVDNR; translated from the coding sequence ATGCACTACGTTGTTCACTGCCTGGATCATGAGGGCGCCGTCGACAAGCGGCTGGCGAATTACGACGCGCACAAGGCCTATCTGGCCGCCGCACCCGTGAAAACCGTGATCTCTGGCCCGCTGCTGGCCGATGACGAACAGACCATGATCGGCAGTTGCTTCGTGCTGGAGGCCAACAGCCTGGCCGAGGTGGAAGCGTTCAACAGCAACGACCCCTTCGCAAAGGTGGGGTTGTGGAAGACCGTGTCGATCCGCCCGTTCTCCAAGCGGGTGGACAACCGCTGA
- a CDS encoding 3-deoxy-D-manno-octulosonic acid transferase, whose translation MTLPKAPGPQLRAYLIASRAIPLVAPAVLKRRLAKGKDDPDRWREKLGEASQPRPNGPLIWCHAVGLGETLALRGLIAELAAQAPQANFLVTSTTRASAQVFAQNLPPKTRHQFLPLDAPGYLTRFLDHWRPALSIWAEQDLWPGAVAATDARGIPLALVNARMNADAFARRYRWRGLFADLFARFQLVTAQDSATAQNLQGLGTKGVRTTGSLKAAAPPLAADPQALRDTRAQLAGRQPVLLASSHPEDELVALTALKLAQHKPLLLIAPRDPHRGAEIVGMVHDHGLSATRRSLGEGPDKDVWVVDTFGEMGLWFRLCPVTIIGGTFGATEGHNPWEPAALGSAILHGPRIANFAADFAALHGAGGALSITPEALASAFGDDHSAMASRAKALSDSAQGSIAPLAAELLGLAGLA comes from the coding sequence GTGACCTTGCCTAAGGCCCCGGGGCCCCAGCTTCGGGCCTATCTCATCGCCTCTCGCGCGATCCCGCTTGTCGCGCCCGCCGTCCTGAAACGCCGCCTTGCCAAGGGCAAGGACGACCCCGACCGCTGGCGCGAGAAACTGGGCGAGGCCAGCCAACCCCGCCCGAATGGCCCGCTGATCTGGTGTCACGCCGTGGGTCTTGGCGAAACTCTGGCGCTGCGCGGCCTGATTGCCGAACTTGCGGCACAGGCCCCGCAGGCAAACTTCCTTGTGACCTCCACCACCCGCGCCTCGGCTCAGGTTTTCGCCCAGAACCTGCCGCCGAAAACCCGCCACCAATTCCTGCCCCTCGATGCGCCCGGCTACCTGACCCGTTTCCTTGACCACTGGCGCCCTGCGCTGTCGATCTGGGCGGAACAGGACCTTTGGCCCGGTGCCGTTGCGGCGACCGATGCCCGCGGCATCCCGCTTGCGCTGGTGAATGCGCGCATGAACGCCGACGCCTTCGCCCGCCGCTATCGCTGGCGCGGGTTGTTTGCCGATCTTTTCGCCCGGTTTCAGCTTGTCACCGCGCAGGACAGTGCGACGGCCCAGAACCTGCAAGGCCTTGGCACCAAAGGGGTCCGCACCACCGGGTCGCTCAAGGCCGCCGCGCCGCCGCTTGCTGCCGACCCTCAGGCCCTGCGGGACACCCGCGCCCAGCTTGCAGGCCGCCAACCTGTGCTTCTCGCCTCCTCCCACCCGGAGGATGAGCTTGTGGCCCTGACCGCCCTGAAGTTGGCCCAGCACAAGCCGCTCCTCCTCATTGCCCCACGCGATCCGCACCGGGGGGCCGAAATCGTCGGCATGGTCCATGACCACGGCCTTTCCGCCACCCGCCGCAGCTTGGGTGAGGGGCCGGACAAGGATGTCTGGGTCGTCGACACCTTTGGCGAGATGGGGCTTTGGTTCCGCCTTTGCCCCGTGACGATCATCGGCGGCACCTTTGGCGCGACTGAAGGCCACAACCCGTGGGAACCCGCCGCCCTTGGCTCTGCCATCCTGCATGGTCCCCGCATCGCCAATTTCGCCGCCGATTTTGCCGCCTTGCATGGGGCAGGGGGGGCGCTTTCGATCACGCCCGAAGCGCTCGCCTCCGCCTTTGGGGATGACCACAGCGCCATGGCCTCCCGCGCCAAGGCGCTGTCCGACAGCGCGCAGGGTTCCATTGCGCCCCTAGCCGCTGAACTCCTTGGCCTTGCGGGGCTGGCATGA
- the neuC gene encoding UDP-N-acetylglucosamine 2-epimerase, with the protein MTRHLLFLTGTRADFGKLEPLAAAARDAGHRITFYVTGMHMMDRYGLTRNEVRRMPGVTTHECANQTEGQPQDLVLAQTITGFSAFATANRPDLIVLHGDRIEALAGALVAATNYIRSAHVEGGEVSGTIDEVFRHCNTKLCTHHFVSSDAAARRVMALGEPAETIHTIGSPELDFHARPSGVTLEDVRTRYAIPFTDYGIVAFHPVTSEQATIGAQATALFGALADSGRNFVVIAPNNDPGSAQIFATLDTLPQDRFRILPSMRFAHFSELMKNAACMVGNSSAGVREAPFLGLPSLDIGTRQTNRSDAPSVTACEAADRPAIRQFLQTHWGRQATPHEGFGQGTAAERFVEVLARPEFWTLSLQKAFRDLA; encoded by the coding sequence ATGACCCGCCATCTGCTTTTCCTCACCGGGACGCGCGCCGACTTTGGCAAGCTCGAACCCCTTGCCGCCGCCGCCCGCGATGCCGGGCACCGGATCACTTTCTACGTCACCGGCATGCACATGATGGACCGCTATGGCCTGACCCGGAACGAGGTGCGCCGGATGCCCGGTGTCACCACCCACGAATGTGCCAACCAGACCGAAGGCCAACCGCAGGACCTTGTCCTTGCCCAGACGATCACCGGCTTTTCCGCCTTCGCCACCGCCAACCGGCCCGATCTCATCGTCCTGCACGGCGATCGGATCGAGGCGCTTGCCGGGGCCCTTGTCGCCGCGACCAACTACATCCGCTCCGCCCATGTCGAGGGGGGGGAGGTGTCGGGCACCATTGATGAGGTCTTTCGCCACTGCAACACCAAGCTCTGCACCCATCACTTCGTGTCCTCCGACGCCGCCGCCCGCCGTGTCATGGCCCTTGGCGAACCGGCCGAGACGATCCACACCATCGGCTCGCCCGAGCTTGATTTTCATGCCCGCCCCTCGGGGGTGACGCTGGAGGATGTGCGCACCCGCTATGCCATCCCGTTCACCGACTACGGCATCGTGGCCTTCCACCCCGTGACCAGCGAACAGGCCACCATCGGCGCGCAGGCCACCGCGCTGTTCGGCGCCCTTGCCGACAGTGGCCGCAACTTCGTCGTCATCGCCCCGAACAACGACCCCGGCTCGGCGCAGATCTTCGCCACGCTTGACACCCTGCCGCAGGACCGCTTCCGCATCCTCCCCTCCATGCGCTTCGCGCATTTCTCGGAACTGATGAAGAACGCCGCCTGCATGGTCGGCAACTCCTCCGCCGGGGTGCGTGAGGCGCCGTTCCTTGGCCTGCCTTCCCTTGACATCGGCACCCGCCAGACCAACCGCTCAGACGCCCCGTCCGTCACCGCCTGCGAGGCTGCGGATCGTCCGGCGATCCGGCAATTCCTGCAAACCCACTGGGGCCGGCAGGCCACGCCACATGAAGGTTTCGGCCAGGGCACCGCGGCCGAGCGCTTTGTCGAGGTCCTCGCCCGCCCGGAATTCTGGACGCTCAGCCTGCAAAAGGCCTTCCGTGACCTTGCCTAA
- a CDS encoding Gfo/Idh/MocA family protein, translating into MAHPVKIALVGMGWWGQKMLSVLQSAPEDIQVVRAVEPNIDTVRQLCADKGIALSADYADALNDPAVEAVVLATPHSLHTDQIAKAVAAGKHIFCEKPLALTKAEAERSVALCRDAGLVLGMGHERRFEPPVAEMLAMADAGTLGRIHQIEANFSHDKFLTLARDNWRLKADQAPAGGMTATGIHLLDLSVRLLGAAESVLCICEQLSSDLPQGDTVAAFVKFKGGGTSYVSASLANPFISRFAVFGSKGWIDIRDKAHVEAPDGWIVTSAMAGGPIVTREIGKAEPVKDNLVAFARAVRGADYPITADHLVNNIALLEAVFASAKSGRIETVA; encoded by the coding sequence ATGGCACATCCGGTCAAGATCGCCCTCGTGGGCATGGGGTGGTGGGGGCAGAAGATGCTCTCGGTCCTGCAATCCGCGCCTGAGGACATTCAGGTGGTGCGCGCGGTGGAGCCCAACATCGACACCGTTCGCCAGCTGTGCGCGGACAAAGGCATCGCGCTGTCGGCGGACTATGCCGATGCGCTGAACGATCCTGCGGTCGAGGCGGTGGTGCTGGCCACGCCGCATTCGCTGCACACCGACCAGATCGCCAAGGCGGTGGCGGCGGGCAAGCACATCTTCTGCGAAAAGCCGTTGGCCCTGACCAAGGCCGAGGCGGAGCGGTCGGTTGCCCTGTGCCGCGATGCAGGGCTGGTGCTGGGCATGGGCCACGAGCGGCGGTTTGAGCCGCCAGTGGCCGAGATGCTGGCAATGGCCGATGCGGGCACTTTGGGCCGTATCCACCAGATCGAGGCGAATTTCAGCCATGACAAGTTCCTGACCCTTGCCCGCGACAACTGGCGACTGAAGGCCGATCAGGCCCCGGCGGGCGGGATGACGGCGACCGGCATCCACCTTCTGGATCTGTCGGTGCGGCTGCTGGGGGCTGCGGAAAGCGTGCTGTGCATCTGTGAGCAGCTGTCGTCGGACCTGCCGCAGGGCGATACGGTGGCGGCCTTCGTCAAGTTCAAGGGCGGCGGGACGTCCTATGTCTCGGCCTCTCTCGCCAACCCGTTCATCTCGCGCTTTGCGGTGTTCGGATCGAAGGGCTGGATCGACATCCGCGACAAGGCGCATGTCGAGGCGCCTGATGGCTGGATCGTCACTTCAGCCATGGCCGGTGGCCCGATTGTCACCCGCGAAATCGGCAAGGCCGAACCGGTGAAGGATAATCTGGTGGCTTTCGCCCGGGCCGTGCGCGGCGCGGACTATCCGATCACCGCCGACCATCTGGTGAACAACATTGCCCTGCTGGAGGCGGTCTTCGCCTCGGCGAAAAGCGGCCGTATCGAAACCGTGGCGTAA
- a CDS encoding 2,3-butanediol dehydrogenase — protein sequence MRAIRFHGAKDIRVEDVAEPSGPLAPDDVLIAPAVTGICGTDLHEYIAGPIVTPKEPHIFTGASNPQILGHEFSARVLAVGDAVSHVKAGDRISIQPLLSPRNDYYGKRGLYHLSPKMGCVGLSWAWGGMAEKAIVKDYNAQPVPDGITDDQAAMIEPAAVALYGVDRGGITAGSTVLVSGAGPIGALTILAAKAAGASTIIVSEPNPNRRRIISEIAPYAHVVDPRDGTLAQVVGDLTEEGVGVDVALECVGLEASLNACVQAVRRQGKVVQVGLHMKPASIDAMLWALKDITVEATWCYPTQIWPRIARMIAAGTFPVEKVITARIDAKDVVAKGFEALLNPTGEHLKILVTT from the coding sequence ATGAGAGCAATTCGGTTCCACGGTGCCAAGGACATCAGGGTTGAGGATGTGGCAGAACCATCAGGGCCACTTGCGCCGGATGACGTGTTGATCGCCCCTGCTGTCACCGGCATTTGCGGCACCGACCTGCATGAATACATCGCTGGGCCGATCGTCACCCCGAAAGAGCCGCACATCTTCACTGGTGCCAGCAATCCGCAGATCCTGGGGCATGAGTTTTCCGCCCGCGTGCTGGCGGTGGGCGATGCCGTCAGCCATGTGAAGGCGGGGGATCGCATCTCGATCCAGCCGCTTCTGTCGCCGCGCAATGACTATTACGGCAAGCGTGGTCTTTACCACCTGTCGCCGAAGATGGGCTGTGTGGGCCTGAGCTGGGCCTGGGGCGGGATGGCCGAAAAGGCCATCGTCAAAGACTACAATGCCCAGCCAGTGCCGGACGGCATCACCGACGATCAGGCCGCGATGATCGAGCCTGCGGCGGTGGCGCTTTATGGGGTGGATCGCGGCGGGATCACGGCGGGATCAACGGTGCTGGTGTCGGGAGCAGGGCCAATCGGGGCGCTGACGATCCTTGCGGCCAAGGCGGCGGGGGCATCGACCATCATCGTGTCCGAACCGAACCCGAACCGGCGGCGCATCATCTCTGAGATCGCGCCCTATGCCCATGTCGTGGACCCGCGCGATGGCACGCTGGCACAGGTTGTTGGCGACCTGACCGAGGAAGGCGTGGGCGTTGACGTGGCGCTGGAATGCGTCGGGCTTGAAGCGTCGCTGAACGCCTGCGTGCAGGCGGTGCGGCGGCAGGGCAAGGTCGTGCAGGTGGGGCTGCACATGAAGCCCGCCAGCATTGACGCGATGCTTTGGGCGCTAAAGGACATCACGGTTGAGGCAACGTGGTGCTATCCGACGCAGATCTGGCCGCGCATCGCCCGGATGATCGCGGCAGGCACATTCCCGGTGGAAAAGGTGATCACCGCCCGCATCGACGCCAAGGATGTGGTGGCCAAGGGGTTCGAGGCGCTGCTGAACCCGACGGGCGAGCATCTGAAGATTCTGGTCACGACCTGA